The Gemmatimonadota bacterium DNA window CCCCGTTTCGTCCCGCGTGGTGATCAGCGCCCATCGGGGTGGCATTTTCTACGACCTGGCCGGCCACATGCTCGACCAGGTGGTCTGGACCCTGGGCCGGCCGTCCAGGGTGACCGCCTTTTTACGCAACGAGACCGGGGAAGTGCCCGCCTTCGCGGATAACGGCCTGGGGGTGTTCGAATACGAGCACGCCATGGCCACCGTGGATATCGCCGCCATGGAACCTTCTCCGCCCGCCCGCCGATACGAGGTATACGGAACGGAGGGCAGCGCCATCCTCATCGAACCCTTCGAACCGGGCGCGGAAATCCGGCTGGTCCTGACCGAAGCCCGGGACGGTTATCCAGCGGGCGAATCCCGGGTACCCGTGACGGGCCGCAGCCGCCAGGCGCTATATGACCTCGAACTGGCGTCGTTCCTGAAGACGATCTCCGGTGAACAGCCGCCGGACCGTCCCCTTGACCACGAGCTGCTCGTGCAGGAGACCTTGCTCCGCGCGACACGAGGCCTGTCGTGAGTCCGCGGTCCGCAAAGTCCGTGCATTACGACGCGATCGTGGTCGGCGGCGGCATCGTCGGCGTCTCGACGGCCTACGTCCTGGTCCGCCGCGGGCTGAGCGTCCTCCTGCTGGAACGATACGCGCCCGTCCACGAACACGGCAGTTCGCACGGTGACAGCCGGATGATCCGTTTCGATTACGAAGAGAACGTGTACGTCGAAATGGCGGCGCGCGCCTTCCGGGCCTGGGAGGATCTCGCGAAACGCCTGGGCCGGCCGGTGTTCAAACGGACCGGCATCTGTAATCTGGCGCCTGCCGGCGCGGAGGTGCTGGAGACGCTGGAGACCCGGCTGCGGGACTGCGAACTTCCCTACGAACGGTTGGCAGGCGCCACTTTTTCGCACCGCTTCCCTCAGCTAAGCCTGCCACCGCAAAGTGAAGCCATCTACCAACCCGACAGCGCGGTGCTCTTCGCCGACGAGGTGGTACGGAGCCTGTGGGACTGCGTCGTGGAAGACGGCGTGGACGCCCTGACGGAGACGGAAGTCGCTTCGATCGTCCCGGCCGAAGAGCGCGTAGAGGTCACGGCTTCGGACGGACGGTCCTGGTCAGGTACCCGCCTCGTGCTGGCAACCGGCAGCTGGACGGACCGGTGGCTGAACGCGCTGGGCGTCGAGGTCGAACTAGTGGTGACGCGGGAGTTGCTGGCCTACTTTCCTCAGGCCGGGTCGGTTCCGCATGAAGCGGGCGCGATGCCGAACGTGATCGACTACCACACCCCCGATCCCTTCTACTGCGTGCCCCAGGTGCGGGTACCGGGCGTCAAGGCCGGCTGCCACCGAACCGGCCGGGTCGTCGAGGCGGACGACCCCGAAGTAGTGGACGACGCCAATCTTGCTGCGGTGCGGGAATTCGTCGGACGTAGGTGCCCCCACCTGTCCCGGGATCCCGTCGCGGTGAAACACTGCCTGTACACCAACTCGGCGGACTTCCACTTCATCCTGGACCGGCATCCCGATCATGCGAACGTGGTCCTGGCGGCGGGGTTTTCGGGCCACGGGTTCAAGTTCGGTCCCGTGCTGGGCGAGATCCTGGCCGCCCGGCTGTTCGACGAAACGCCGCCCGTCGACACGAGCCTGTTCGGTCTGCAGAGGTTCAGCAGCCGGAGGGTGCTCAAGCCTCGAACGCTCGCGTAGTTTTTTCGGTTCACTCAACCCGCCGGCCGTCCTTGAACACGCCGACGATCCGGCGGATGGCGCTGATGTCCTGCAGCGGATCTCCATCGACCGCAAGGATGTCGGCGTGTTTCCCCGGTTCAATAGTACCGACCTGATCGGCCATTCCGAGCATCTCGGCGGCCCGGCTCGTGGAAGCGATGATGGCGCCCATGGGTGAAAAGCCGCAGCACTTGACGGCGATGACGAGGCCACCGCCGAAATCCTCGAAGCGCGTGTCCGGAACACCCGCATCGCTGGATATGACCATGCGTACGCCTGCCTCCAGCGTCCGGCGCAGCAAGTCGAATCGCTCGCCGTACTCGCTGTTCATCAACGCTTCCACTTCCTCGGACGAACCGGTCCTCGGCCCCGTGATCGTGTGGCTGACGTAAAGGCCCTTCTGCCGGATAAGGTCGACGGCATCCCCGTCGTAACGGTGGCCCTCTTCCTCCCCCATCCACGAACAGTGCTCAATGCTGTCGGTGCCCGCAATGGCACAGTTCATGATGCCTTCGGTGCCGTGGGCGTGGGCGGCGACTTTCCTGCCCAGACGATGGGCGTCCTGGACGAGGGCCGTCAGGGTCTCCGCCGAATACTGGGCGCGGCGCACGTTGCTGTCCGGAGTCAGGCCGCCGCCGGTGGCGCAGACCTTGACCCAGTCCACGCCCATGGAGACCACCGTGCGCACGGCCTTCAGCACCTCCTCCGTGCTGTCCGCGCTGATCCCCATGTAGTTAAGGTGCCCCGCCGTCGTGGTAATGGGCAGGCCGCAGGCGAGTATGCGCGGGCCGTCCAGGTGACCCCCGTCGATAGCCCGCTTCAGGGTCAGGGTCACGCCGAACACGTCGGCGCAGTCCCGGACGGTCGTCACCCCGCCCCGCAAGACCCGTCGGGCGTTCCCGGCGGCCTCGACCACGGACTCCACGGCACTCTTGTGCGCCAGGGAGGTGACGCAGTCCTCCCGCGCGTTCATGACGAGATGTACGTGGGTATCGATAAGGCCGGGGAGAAGTGTGGCCGTACCGAGGTCGACGACCTCCGCGTCGCCGGGAATGGAAAGGCTGTCGCGGGAGCCGACGGCCAGGATCCGGTTGCCGTCCACGAGGATCAGCCCGTAAGGAATGGGCGTCGCGCCCTTCCCGTCGATGATCGAGCCGCCAGTGATGGCCTTTAGCAAGGATCCCGCTCCCGGGTTCCGGCTTACGACGGATCGTCCGCGGCAGGTGCTACATCGAAGGCGCCCATGCTGCTGTACTTCTCCAGCCGGGCTTCCAGGCGATCCTCGACGGACTGCGTGCCCGCCTCGTGCAACGCCTTGAGGATGGATTTTCTGACGTTCGAAATGGCCGTTTCGTGGTCGCGGTGCGCGCCGCCGAAGGGTTCGGGCACGATTTCGTCGATGACGCCGAACTGAAGCAGGTCGGTGGCCGAAAGCCGCAGGGCTTCCGCGCAGTCGGCCTTGCGGGCGGCCGCCTTCTCCTGGTCCTTCCAGAGTATGGTGGAACAGGGTTCGGGGCTGATGACCGAATACCAGGCGTTCTCCATCATGATGACGCGGTCGCCCACGCCGATGCCCAGTGCCCCGCCGCTGGCGCCTTCGCCGATCACCATGACGATGATCGGCACGCGAAGCCTTCCCATCTCGTAGATGTTCCGGGCGATCGCCTCCGCCTGGCCCCGTTCCTCGGCCCCCGCGCCGGGATAGGCTCCGGGGGTATCGACCAGGGACAGGACCGGCATGTCGAACTTCTCGGCCAGCTTCATGATGCGCAGGGCCTTGCGATATCCCTCGGGACCCGCCATGCCGAAGTTACGCATCACGTTTTCCTTGGTGTTCTTCCCCTTCTGGTGTCCCACCACGGCGATCGGCCGACCATCCATTTTCGCCAGCCCCGTGACCATGGCCTTGTCATCCCCGAAGGACCGGTCGCCATGCAGTTCGACGAAATCCTCCATCATCCCGTTGATGTAGTCGAGCGTGTGGGGTCGGTTCGGATGGCGGGCGATGAGCACGCGCTGCCAACGGGTCAGGTTGGAATAGGTCTTCCGCCGCTGCCGGGCCACTTCCTCTTCCAGGCGCTGGATCTCGTCGGCCAGGGCATCGAGGTTCTCGGTCACCGCATAGTTTCTCATCTCCTCTATGCGCTTCTCAAGCTCGTAGATCGGTTTTTCGAATTCGAGGATCGGTCCGTTCTCATCCATGACATGCTCCAGGAGCTGCAAACCGGCCTTCATAAACGGTAATCGCGGCGGACCCATGATATTCAAGCAGTCCCGCCGCGTTCCTTCAAATAAAGATCAACCGGTACGACCTGTCAAGGGCGGGAACCGGACGGTGACTGGGCGGGGACCGATCGAATGGACGCAGCCTGTTCTCCGGTAAACGTCAAATGCATTCAAAACGTTCCCGGTTACCGATCGCTCGATCGACCGCCCGCGCCCCCGGCAACGGGCCAAACCCCTTGACATCCAGGTTGCGGCCTGTTAGTTGACCGGTGCCCGGAACGGGTTGGAGCGTCGCCGGTTGATATGTGCCGGTTGGCGTATCATACCGGGCGAAAGGATCTACGGCCATGACTGCAGTTGAACGCACCGATGCTGATGGACTCGCGACCCCGTACCCGCTGTCCGCGGAACACGTGCGGCAGTACCGGGAAAACGGCCACGTGCATCTCCGGGACGTCTGTACAAAGAGCGAAATCGCCGAGTACCGCGAGGTGTTTAAGTCGGTCACCTCCGAACGGTTCGCCGATACAAGCAAGATGAGCGACCGGCCGGCGGACGATTTCTCCCGCGTATTCCTGCAGACGTTCAACCTGAGGGAGGCGGACGAGCGCGCGGCCCGGTTCATTCAGTCCCCCCGTTTCGGAAAGATCGCGGCCGACCTCATGGGCATGGATGCAGTTCGTATTTACTATGACAAGGCCATGTTCAAGGAACCCGAAAGCTGGATCACGCCCTGGCACCAGGATGGTCCGCACTGGCCGCTGTGCTCGGACCACGTCCTCACCATGTGGATCCCCCTCGTGGACGTCGTCATCGACATGGGACCGCCCCGCTTCGCGAGCGGTACCCACAGAGAAAGAGTCTTGGGCCCCAGGGGGATACACCACGAGTCGGAATCGTTTTTCGGGGACTACATCCGCACGAACCGGGTACCTGTCGTTGAAGAGGAAATCCCTGCCGGAGACGCGACCCT harbors:
- a CDS encoding Gfo/Idh/MocA family oxidoreductase, encoding MAIRMAQYGTGHGHAAGKLQSMSTHPDVECVGVYEPDAARRSALEHADGPYADVRWFDSVEDMLGDPAIVAVASEGRNDESLAQTEEIVRASKHAWYDKPAGDDWPAWQRVVGLAEKADLQVQMGYMFRYHDGFRKIADWARSGMLGRVFSIRAHMSTNVPVSSRVVISAHRGGIFYDLAGHMLDQVVWTLGRPSRVTAFLRNETGEVPAFADNGLGVFEYEHAMATVDIAAMEPSPPARRYEVYGTEGSAILIEPFEPGAEIRLVLTEARDGYPAGESRVPVTGRSRQALYDLELASFLKTISGEQPPDRPLDHELLVQETLLRATRGLS
- the solA gene encoding N-methyl-L-tryptophan oxidase; translated protein: MSPRSAKSVHYDAIVVGGGIVGVSTAYVLVRRGLSVLLLERYAPVHEHGSSHGDSRMIRFDYEENVYVEMAARAFRAWEDLAKRLGRPVFKRTGICNLAPAGAEVLETLETRLRDCELPYERLAGATFSHRFPQLSLPPQSEAIYQPDSAVLFADEVVRSLWDCVVEDGVDALTETEVASIVPAEERVEVTASDGRSWSGTRLVLATGSWTDRWLNALGVEVELVVTRELLAYFPQAGSVPHEAGAMPNVIDYHTPDPFYCVPQVRVPGVKAGCHRTGRVVEADDPEVVDDANLAAVREFVGRRCPHLSRDPVAVKHCLYTNSADFHFILDRHPDHANVVLAAGFSGHGFKFGPVLGEILAARLFDETPPVDTSLFGLQRFSSRRVLKPRTLA
- a CDS encoding amidohydrolase family protein, whose product is MLKAITGGSIIDGKGATPIPYGLILVDGNRILAVGSRDSLSIPGDAEVVDLGTATLLPGLIDTHVHLVMNAREDCVTSLAHKSAVESVVEAAGNARRVLRGGVTTVRDCADVFGVTLTLKRAIDGGHLDGPRILACGLPITTTAGHLNYMGISADSTEEVLKAVRTVVSMGVDWVKVCATGGGLTPDSNVRRAQYSAETLTALVQDAHRLGRKVAAHAHGTEGIMNCAIAGTDSIEHCSWMGEEEGHRYDGDAVDLIRQKGLYVSHTITGPRTGSSEEVEALMNSEYGERFDLLRRTLEAGVRMVISSDAGVPDTRFEDFGGGLVIAVKCCGFSPMGAIIASTSRAAEMLGMADQVGTIEPGKHADILAVDGDPLQDISAIRRIVGVFKDGRRVE
- a CDS encoding acetyl-CoA carboxylase carboxyltransferase subunit alpha; translation: MDENGPILEFEKPIYELEKRIEEMRNYAVTENLDALADEIQRLEEEVARQRRKTYSNLTRWQRVLIARHPNRPHTLDYINGMMEDFVELHGDRSFGDDKAMVTGLAKMDGRPIAVVGHQKGKNTKENVMRNFGMAGPEGYRKALRIMKLAEKFDMPVLSLVDTPGAYPGAGAEERGQAEAIARNIYEMGRLRVPIIVMVIGEGASGGALGIGVGDRVIMMENAWYSVISPEPCSTILWKDQEKAAARKADCAEALRLSATDLLQFGVIDEIVPEPFGGAHRDHETAISNVRKSILKALHEAGTQSVEDRLEARLEKYSSMGAFDVAPAADDPS
- a CDS encoding phytanoyl-CoA dioxygenase family protein, with translation MTAVERTDADGLATPYPLSAEHVRQYRENGHVHLRDVCTKSEIAEYREVFKSVTSERFADTSKMSDRPADDFSRVFLQTFNLREADERAARFIQSPRFGKIAADLMGMDAVRIYYDKAMFKEPESWITPWHQDGPHWPLCSDHVLTMWIPLVDVVIDMGPPRFASGTHRERVLGPRGIHHESESFFGDYIRTNRVPVVEEEIPAGDATLHSHWVVHGARANMSGRVREALGITFYEDGLPIDDSACSVENRPVIDANLGNRRPGQRADHPRNQVVFSRSWTVL